The Natranaerovirga pectinivora DNA segment ATTTCAGCAACTTATCTTTATTGTCGTTTGTTGATATCTTGATGCTATATAGGGTTTTAAGAGCTTATATCTTTTTATTACTTTCCCAAACGCTCCCCATATAAAACTTTTTCTTTGACTACGTCTATTTAACCACTTATATAGAGTTCCTATTACTATTCTATATACTTAGGTTATTTTTTTGCTATTTCCTATTGTTCCATAGTAATTATAGTAGCCACGTAGTTTTGTATTTAGTTCTTTAAACATTTTCATTAAACGACAATGTCTATTTTTCCTTATCCATTCTTTGAACTTTTGTATGGTCCTTTTGAATCCTTTTTTACTAGTCTTATGGGTGATTATATCTTTTCCTTTTCTTGACTTTTCCCATCTGAAAGTAAATATAATGCCAGCTTTAAGCCATTTTTCTATTAATGTTATTATTCTTTTGTCTCTAACTTTTTCTTCTAGCATTCTTTTTAACCATTGATGATTGACATTATCAAAGAATCCTTTGATATCTGCTTCTACTATATAGGTGTATTTTCCGAAGTTCAGTTCTTTTCCTAGATATTCTACT contains these protein-coding regions:
- a CDS encoding group II intron maturase-specific domain-containing protein — protein: MLEEKVRDKRIITLIEKWLKAGIIFTFRWEKSRKGKDIITHKTSKKGFKRTIQKFKEWIRKNRHCRLMKMFKELNTKLRGYYNYYGTIGNSKKIT